A segment of the Terriglobales bacterium genome:
CGTTGGTATGCAAGATTGATTCCCGTTTGATAGTGTTCGGCGGACCGACTCGACAGAGTAACTTTGCTCACCACGTCGGGATTCTATCGTGTTCGGGCTGGCGACTGCGCTTCCCTCCATTCCAGATCGAAAGTATTCCACCTCGCCAGGTTTCTATTGCTTCCTATGTCGAGAAAATCAGATAATCTGATTATATGAAAAAGAAGGCAATTAGCGTAACGGAAGCGGCGCGCAATTTTGCCGAGTGCGTGAACCGTGTCCACTATCAGAATGTGCAATATGTGCTGCTTCGCAATGGAACACCACTGGCGAGCTTAATTCCGGAAAGAGTCTGTACTGGACGTGATCTGGCCGAGGCGCTTGAAGGGTTCGATTTGCCCGCGGCTGAACGCAGGTCTTGGGGAAAGGATCTGCGTGTTGCACGCAAGAAGCTCAAGGCGCCTAAAGACAAATGGCGATAATGATCGATGCCGACGTCATTATCGGTGGAGAAAAAGGCACTTTTGATCTCCGCCGCTGGCTGGCTTCTAGGCCTGATGATGAGTTCGAAATTGCGGCGATCACCGTAGCAGAGCTGTGGCATGGCGTGGAGCGAGCAACGGGCTCACACCGCCTGCGGCGCCAACAGTATCTTGAGCGAGTGATCGTGACGCTATCCGTCGTTCCATATACTCAGCGCACAGCATATGAGCATGCGCGGATCTGGGCGGAGCTCGATTCGCGTGGGAAGATGATCGGCTACTACGATCTGATCGTCGCGGCAACCGCTTTGGAACGCCGAAGCCAGGTGGCCACCTTCAACAGGCGACACTTTGCTCAAATCGCCGGGTTGGACATCTTGGAGCCGCGTCTCTAGTCCCTCCGCGAGCGAACATCTTAATTCCTACTCACTACGAATGGCGTATATCGGGTTGGTTTGTGCGGAATCATGGCTGGCAGAAATGCCGATCCCACAGCTACCAACAGTGCCATTGCTAATGCAATCGTAAAGCTGGTCGGATCGAAACTGCTGAGTTCGTAGATCTGTGAGCGCAGTAAATGCGCGATTCCCATCGAGAGGGGTGTTTCGCGTTTGTGTGATTCACCCATTCGCTACCCCGCAAACGGTGCTGAAACGTCAGGCGACCCGCCGCGTAGAGCCGCTAGCGATACCGATAAAAGGTTTGCGTTCATGAAGAACGGCCCACGAGAGCCTGCACTTCTCTTGTTGCACTTTGACGCGCATTCCATTATTGTTTCGCACCGCAGTAACTGGCAGCGACCGTTACAACCCTCAACCGCAACGCGAATCTGCCGAAGGAGGTTCTATGGGCAAGTTTTGCCTGGCTGCGGTTTCGCTCTGGCATTTGCGGCGCTTGATCGGGTGTGTGCTGCTTCTCATTTTGGCTGGATTTCCGGCGCACGCTGCTTCTAACCATGCGAGCGCCGTTCTACATATTCAAATCACCGTCGTACCGACCGTTCAAACGGCCACCTCCCAACCAAGCTCGACTAGCCCGACAGGCTCAGTCACTTATAATTTGCAGCCGGCAACGACGCCGAAAATGACATCATTAGTCACGATTCGGCCGATTTCCACTTCAGGTGATACGCAGAACGCGAACCCCAGCGGCCAATCCACAAAACGCGCAGTGCTGCAGACAACAACGGTGATCGTCGACTAGCTATTTCGGATTTGCGGTGCTGTTGAGCTTGAGCTGACGCAGACATTGCGCGATCTCGCCCAGCGATGGCAACTGATTGCAAACTTCGCGAGTCAGCACACCGTCGGGAGGCGCAGTAGGGGCAGCACCGCTTACATCTGCATGGGGCACCGCCGGCGGAATCGGAGGCGCGGACGCAGTATTGTCCGCCGCAGTCGTTCGGGATGGTGATTCAGTTGGCGCTATTGCTGGTATTGCGGAGACTTGAGTCTCAGCTGCAGAAGGTTCGGCCTGAAGCGAAGCGGGCGGTGTGGAGGAAACGGGCGGCTCTGTCGTTGTGGGTAAGGCTGGCTTCGTACTCGTCACAGCGGGCACCATCGGCACAGGCTTCATGTCGGTCGGTGTGGTCGCCATCGGTGCTGCGTTGTTCCACGTCGCGGTAGTAGGCGTTTTGTCGAATTCGCGACTGAGATAAGGAAGCAAGTCTGAGTTCGTAATCACGATGGTGGCGCCCTGAATTTGCACTGGCTCTGCAGGCAAGGTCACCATGCCGCTGGGAACGTTCATTCCAGCGGAAACTGGCTTCACCGGAGTAACTGTCACCTTCAATTCTCCAGCGGGAAGATTGCGCAACAGGAATTTGCCATCCGCATCCGTGGTCGCGGTGGCGGGACCTGCGGCGATCTCTATTCCAGCCAGCGGAACCATCTTGAACTCCTGAGCAGGCGGTACGGCCGCGGGCTGATTGCCTGCTTTCGACCCTTTTCCCCGCTTGCGATCAGCCGCCTCAGCATTTGGAACTGCAGTCTTCAGCAGCACGGTTCCCGATATGGAACGAAGGGCCCGAACTGGAATGTCTTGGACGATTGTAGACACCGGGCTGACGTGAACGGCAACCGAATCGACAGGAGTGAGGTAGTTTGGCGGAATCGATGCTGGATCCAGCGAGAGCTTGTAATCTCCAGGCGGAACATCATCCAACTCAAAATCGCCGGAGCCGGCGGTTTGAATCTTGCGGACCTCTTTGCCGTTCTCGAGCAGCAGTTGAATATCCTGCATCCCTTTCGAATCCGGCTGGCGGGCGTTGTCGAAGCGCAGATCGTTATAGACGTTGCCCATAACGCGAGCGAAGTCGAGAATACCGAAGTTGACGACCGCAATTCGCTGCTGAATGAGATCAACATCGGCATCGCTGCGTGTAGTCATGCGTACGGGATTGCGGAACTGCGTAAGGGCAATCGACACGTCATGCTGATCGGCGGAAACGGATGAAAACTTATATCGTCCCAGTTCATCAGTAATCGCGACTTCTCCATCGTCCAGCCTAACTTCGACTCCCTGCATTCCAGGTTCTCCCGAATTGAAATAGCCATTGATGTTGTTGTCGCGGAAGACCCGTCCTTCAATGATTCGGCTGCGATGGAAGAAGGCCAATGTTCCGGGCGCAGCCATAAAGGTCTTCTGGAATCCGAAGGAAAGAAGGGTTGTCCGTTGGGCTGTGTTGTGAACCGTATCCCACAAAAACAGATTGTTGAGCGAGGAGCGGAACTGGAGCGTTGGGCGGAATTGGTAGCTGAACGTGTAGCCAAACGTCTGAGTCCAGTCGCTTGAAG
Coding sequences within it:
- a CDS encoding PIN domain-containing protein, producing the protein MAIMIDADVIIGGEKGTFDLRRWLASRPDDEFEIAAITVAELWHGVERATGSHRLRRQQYLERVIVTLSVVPYTQRTAYEHARIWAELDSRGKMIGYYDLIVAATALERRSQVATFNRRHFAQIAGLDILEPRL